Proteins encoded together in one Rhinopithecus roxellana isolate Shanxi Qingling chromosome 3, ASM756505v1, whole genome shotgun sequence window:
- the LOC104668284 gene encoding leucine-rich repeat-containing protein 37A3-like isoform X5, with translation MTPAQCAAPACVMSRPRFWGPWPLLTWQLLCLLVKEAQPLEWVKDPLQLTSNPLGPPEPRSSHSSHLPWESPHAPTPPADPEDFDYLGPSASSQMSAPPQESTENLVPFVDADSAEELPLGPEQFSAAHQDLNEKLTPQERLPEVVPLLDGDENQTLVQLPRLKTKIPTADLDRSAGHQADERLVPLDSKISKPTTFIVSPKNLKKDLAQRWSLAEIDGIPHQLSKSGHQKQTLQDEYSSMDTLYPSSLPPELRVNSDEPPGPPEQVGLSQFHLEPETQNPEMLEDIQSSLLQQDAPGQLPQLPEEEEPSSTQEEAPALPPASSMESLTLPNPEVTVQPPSEDQSLYNLPGIIVKPADVEVPMTLEAENETESSQAQQKSPGQPPEEVEPSATEQEAPAEPPGPSMEPELPPSEQEQPAQPSESSGEVESSPAQQETPGQSPEELEPSPIQQEAPTELPGPPIEAELSPSEQEQPAQPSESSGEVESSPSQQEAPAQPSEHHEVTVSPPGHHQTQHSDFPNVSVKRPDTQLTIIEPSAEVGTSPVLQEATAQLSGPGNDAEPPATQHGGPPLPPESLEEAGPLAIQQETSVQSPEPVNSENPSPTQQEAEAEHLQTAEEGESSLTQQEAPAETPELPNEVVAQPPEHSNLNQATVQPLDLGLSITPESVTEVELSPTMQETPTQPPKKVVSQLPVHQEITVPTPGQDEAQHPVSPSVTVQPLDLGLTITPEPTTEAERSTPLKKTIVPPKHPKVTLPHPDQVQTQYLPLTQATVQPLDPGFIITPESTTEVELSTVLMTIAPPAEHPEVTLPPSDQVQTQHSHLTQAMVQPLDLGLTIIPESTTEVELSPTMQETPTQSTKKVVPQLLVHQEITVPTPGQDEAQHPVSPSVTVQPLDLGLTITPEPTTEAERSTPLKKTIVPPKHPKVTLPHPDQVQTQYLHLTQATVQPLDPGFIITPESTTEVELSTVLMTIAPPAEHPEVTLPPSDQVQTQHSHLTQAMVQPLDLGLTIIPESTTEVELSPTMQETPTQSTKKVVPQLLVHQEVTIPTPGQHEAQHPMSPSVTVQPLDLRLTITPEPPAEVELSTALMTTAPPPEHPEVTLPPSDKGQGQHSHLTQVTVQPLALKLNITTKPTTEVKPSPTTEETSTQPPDPGLAVTPEPIIEIGHSSALEKTTASHPDQVQTLHRSLTEVTGPHTELEPTQDSLVQSESHTQNKALTASEEQKASTSTNICELCTCGNETLSCINLGPKQRLRQVPVPEPNTYNGTFTILDFHGNYIFHIDGNVWKAYSWTEKLILSENYLTELHKDSFEGLLSLQYLDLSCNKIQFVERHTFEPLPFLQYLNLRCNLLAELSFGTFQAWHGMQFLHKLILNRNPLTTVEDPYLFKLPALKYLLNPTGGHQRKLKKPHQC, from the coding sequence ATGACTCCCGCTCAGTGCGCAGCACCCGCGTGTGTCATGTCCCGACCGCGTTTCTGGGGCCCATGGCCTCTCCTCACGTGGCAACTATTGTGTCTACTAGTCAAGGaggctcagcctctggagtgggtCAAAGACCCGCTCCAGCTGACCTCTAACCCCCTGGGGCCGCCTGAGCCCCGGTCTTCCCACTCCTCCCATCTCCCATGGGAATCTCCCCATGCGCCCACTCCCCCGGCAGACCCGGAGGACTTTGATTACCTGGGGCCGTCTGCTTCTTCGCAGATGTCAGCCCCACCCCAGGAATCGACTGAAAATTTGGTTCCATTTGTGGACGCGGATTCAGCTGAAGAGCTCCCCCTGGGACCAGAACAGTTCTCCGCTGCACACCAGGATTTAAATGAGAAGTTGACTCCGCAAGAAAGGCTCCCAGAGGTGGTCCCACTGCTGGATGGGGATGAGAACCAGACCCTAGTTCAGCTTCCTCGCCTCAAAACTAAGATTCCAACTGCAGATCTAGATCGGTCTGCAGGTCATCAGGCAGATGAAAGACTTGTTCCGCTAGACAGTAAGATTTCAAAACCAACTACGTTTATTGTCTCGCCCAAGAACCTGAAGAAAGATCTAGCTCAGCGTTGGAGCCTTGCTGAGATTGATGGAATTCCACACCAATTATCCAAGTCTGGGCATCAGAAACAGACTTTGCAGGATGAATATTCGAGTATGGATACACTGTATCCCAGCAGCCTGCCTCCAGAACTCAGGGTGAACTCAGATGAGCCTCCAGGGCCCCCTGAGCAAGTTGGACTTTCTCAATTCCATCTAGAGCCTGAAACTCAAAATCCAGAGATGCTTGAAGACATCCAATCCTCTTTACTCCAGCAAGATGCCCCAGGACAGCTTCCACAGCTCCCTGAAGAGGAAGAACCTTCTTCAACCCAAGAGGaggccccagctctgcctccagcaTCCTCTATGGAGAGTCTAACTCTACCGAATCCTGAGGTGACAGTTCAACCCCCAAGTGAGGATCAATCTCTTTATAACTTGCCTGGCATTATAGTTAAACCTGCAGATGTGGAGGTTCCCATGACTCTAGAGGCTGAAAACGAGACAGAATCTTCCCAAGCCCAGCAGAAGTCCCCAGGTCAGCCTCCAGAGGAGGTGGAACCTTCTGCAACCGAACAGGAGGCCCCAGCTGAGCCTCCAGGTCCTTCTATGGAGCCTGAACTTCCCCCTAGTGAGCAGgagcagccagctcagccttctgagtcttctggggAGGTGGAATCTTCTCCAGCCCAGCAGGAGACCCCAGGTCAGTCTCCAGAAGAGTTGGAGCCATCTCCAATCCAACAGGAGGCCCCAACTGAGCTTCCAGGTCCTCCTATAGAGGCTGAACTTTCCCCCAGTGAGCAGgagcagccagctcagccttctgagtcttctggggAGGTGGAGTCTTCTCCATCCCAGCAGGAGGCCCCAGCTCAGCCCTCAGAACATCATGAAGTCACAGTTTCACCTCCTGGTCACCATCAAACTCAGCATTCAGATTTTCCCAATGTCTCTGTTAAGCGTCCAGACACGCAGCTCACCATAATAGAGCCTAGTGCAGAGGTGGGAACTTCTCCAGTCCTCCAGGAGGCTACAGCTCAGCTCTCAGGGCCAGGTAATGATGCAGAACCTCCCGCCACTCAGCACGggggcccacctctgcctccagagtcacTGGAAGAGGCTGGACCTTTAGCAATTCAACAGGAGACTTCAGTTCAATCTCCGGAACCTGTTAATAGTGAGAACCCCTCTCCAACCcagcaggaggctgaagctgagcATCTACAGACCGCTGAGGAGGGTGAGTCTTCTCTAACCCAGCAGGAGGCCCCAGCTGAGACTCCAGAGCTCCCTAATGAAGTTGTAGCTCAACCTCCAGAGCATTCAAACCTGAATCAAGCCACAGTTCAACCTTTGGACCTGGGGCTTAGCATCACGCCAGAGTCCGTGACAGAGGTTGAACTTTCTCCAACCATGCAGGAGaccccaactcagcctcctaagaaagTTGTATCCCAACTTCCAGTACATCAAGAGATAACAGTTCCAACACCAGGTCAGGATGAAGCTCAGCATCCAGTGTCACCCAGCGTCACAGTTCAACCTTTGGACCTGGGACTTACCATCACTCCAGAACCCACTACGGAGGCTGAACGTTCTACACCCCTGAAGAAGACTATAGTTCCTCCAAAGCATCCTAAGGTGACACTTCCACATCCAGACCAGGTTCAGACTCAGTATTTACCCCTGACTCAAGCCACAGTTCAACCTTTGGACCCGGGGTTTATCATCACTCCAGAATCCACAACAGAGGTTGAACTTTCTACTGTCCTGATGACTATAGCTCCTCCTGCAGAACACCCTGAGGTGACACTTCCACCTTCAGACCAGGTTCAGACTCAGCATTCACACCTGACTCAAGCCATGGTTCAACCTTTGGACCTAGGGCTTACCATCattccagaatccacaacagaGGTTGAACTTTCTCCAACCATGCAGGAGACCCCAACTCAGTCTACTAAGAAAGTTGTACCCCAACTTCTAGTACATCAAGAGATAACAGTTCCAACACCAGGTCAGGATGAAGCTCAGCATCCAGTGTCACCCAGCGTCACAGTTCAACCTTTGGACCTGGGACTTACCATCACTCCAGAACCCACTACGGAGGCTGAACGTTCTACACCCCTGAAGAAGACTATAGTTCCTCCAAAGCATCCTAAGGTGACACTTCCACATCCAGACCAGGTTCAGACTCAGTATTTACACCTGACTCAAGCCACAGTTCAACCTTTGGACCCGGGGTTTATCATCACTCCAGAATCCACAACAGAGGTTGAGCTTTCTACTGTCCTGATGACTATAGCTCCTCCTGCAGAACACCCTGAGGTGACACTTCCACCTTCAGACCAGGTTCAGACTCAGCATTCACACCTGACTCAAGCCATGGTTCAACCTTTGGACCTAGGGCTTACCATCattccagaatccacaacagaGGTTGAACTTTCTCCAACCATGCAGGAGACCCCAACTCAGTCTACTAAGAAAGTTGTACCCCAACTTCTAGTACATCAAGAGGTAACAATTCCAACACCAGGTCAGCATGAAGCTCAGCATCCAATGTCACCCAGCGTCACAGTTCAACCTTTGGACCTGCGACTTACCATCACTCCAGAACCCCCTGCGGAGGTTGAACTTTCTACAGCCCTGATGACTACAGCTCCTCCTCCAGAACACCCTGAGGTGACACTTCCACCTTCAGACAAGGGTCAGGGTCAGCATTCACACCTGACTCAAGTCACAGTTCAACCTCTGGCCCTGAAGCTTAACATAACTACAAAACCTACTACAGAGGTTAAACCATCTCCAACCACAGAGGAGACCTCGACTCAGCCTCCAGACCCAGGGCTTGCCGTAACTCCAGAGCCCATTATAGAGATTGGACATTCTTCAGCCCTGGAGAAGACTACAGCTTCTCATCCAGACCAGGTTCAGACTCTGCATCGAAGCCTGACTGAAGTCACAGGTCCACATACTGAACTAGAACCTACTCAGGATTCATTGGTGCAGTCTGAAAGTCACACCCAAAATAAGGCTTTAACTGCATCAGAGGAACAGAAGGCCTCCACAAGCACCAACATATGTGAGCTCTGTACCTGCGGAAATGAGACGCTGTCATGTATTAATCTCGGCCCAAAGCAGAGGCTCCGCCAAGTGCCTGTGCCAGAGCCCAACACCTACAATGGCACCTTCACCATCTT
- the LOC104668284 gene encoding leucine-rich repeat-containing protein 37A3-like isoform X3, which produces MTPAQCAAPACVMSRPRFWGPWPLLTWQLLCLLVKEAQPLEWVKDPLQLTSNPLGPPEPRSSHSSHLPWESPHAPTPPADPEDFDYLGPSASSQMSAPPQESTENLVPFVDADSAEELPLGPEQFSAAHQDLNEKLTPQERLPEVVPLLDGDENQTLVQLPRLKTKIPTADLDRSAGHQADERLVPLDSKISKPTTFIVSPKNLKKDLAQRWSLAEIDGIPHQLSKSGHQKQTLQDEYSSMDTLYPSSLPPELRVNSDEPPGPPEQVGLSQFHLEPETQNPEMLEDIQSSLLQQDAPGQLPQLPEEEEPSSTQEEAPALPPASSMESLTLPNPEVTVQPPSEDQSLYNLPGIIVKPADVEVPMTLEAENETESSQAQQKSPGQPPEEVEPSATEQEAPAEPPGPSMEPELPPSEQEQPAQPSESSGEVESSPAQQETPGQSPEELEPSPIQQEAPTELPGPPIEAELSPSEQEQPAQPSESSGEVESSPSQQEAPAQPSEHHEVTVSPPGHHQTQHSDFPNVSVKRPDTQLTIIEPSAEVGTSPVLQEATAQLSGPGNDAEPPATQHGGPPLPPESLEEAGPLAIQQETSVQSPEPVNSENPSPTQQEAEAEHLQTAEEGESSLTQQEAPAETPELPNEVVAQPPEHSNLNQATVQPLDLGLSITPESVTEVELSPTMQETPTQPPKKVVSQLPVHQEITVPTPGQDEAQHPVSPSVTVQPLDLGLTITPEPTTEAERSTPLKKTIVPPKHPKVTLPHPDQVQTQYLPLTQATVQPLDPGFIITPESTTEVELSTVLMTIAPPAEHPEVTLPPSDQVQTQHSHLTQAMVQPLDLGLTIIPESTTEVELSPTMQETPTQSTKKVVPQLLVHQEITVPTPGQDEAQHPVSPSVTVQPLDLGLTITPEPTTEAERSTPLKKTIVPPKHPKVTLPHPDQVQTQYLHLTQATVQPLDPGFIITPESTTEVELSTVLMTIAPPAEHPEVTLPPSDQVQTQHSHLTQAMVQPLDLGLTIIPESTTEVELSPTMQETPTQSTKKVVPQLLVHQEVTIPTPGQHEAQHPMSPSVTVQPLDLRLTITPEPPAEVELSTALMTTAPPPEHPEVTLPPSDKGQGQHSHLTQVTVQPLALKLNITTKPTTEVKPSPTTEETSTQPPDPGLAVTPEPIIEIGHSSALEKTTASHPDQVQTLHRSLTEVTGPHTELEPTQDSLVQSESHTQNKALTASEEQKASTSTNICELCTCGNETLSCINLGPKQRLRQVPVPEPNTYNGTFTILILSENYLTELHKDSFEGLLSLQYLDLSCNKIQFVERHTFEPLPFLQYLNLRCNLLAELSFGTFQAWHGMQFLHKLILNRNPLTTVEDPYLFKLPALKYLDMGKTQVPLATLKNILTMTIELEKLLNPTGGHQRKLKKPHQC; this is translated from the coding sequence ATGACTCCCGCTCAGTGCGCAGCACCCGCGTGTGTCATGTCCCGACCGCGTTTCTGGGGCCCATGGCCTCTCCTCACGTGGCAACTATTGTGTCTACTAGTCAAGGaggctcagcctctggagtgggtCAAAGACCCGCTCCAGCTGACCTCTAACCCCCTGGGGCCGCCTGAGCCCCGGTCTTCCCACTCCTCCCATCTCCCATGGGAATCTCCCCATGCGCCCACTCCCCCGGCAGACCCGGAGGACTTTGATTACCTGGGGCCGTCTGCTTCTTCGCAGATGTCAGCCCCACCCCAGGAATCGACTGAAAATTTGGTTCCATTTGTGGACGCGGATTCAGCTGAAGAGCTCCCCCTGGGACCAGAACAGTTCTCCGCTGCACACCAGGATTTAAATGAGAAGTTGACTCCGCAAGAAAGGCTCCCAGAGGTGGTCCCACTGCTGGATGGGGATGAGAACCAGACCCTAGTTCAGCTTCCTCGCCTCAAAACTAAGATTCCAACTGCAGATCTAGATCGGTCTGCAGGTCATCAGGCAGATGAAAGACTTGTTCCGCTAGACAGTAAGATTTCAAAACCAACTACGTTTATTGTCTCGCCCAAGAACCTGAAGAAAGATCTAGCTCAGCGTTGGAGCCTTGCTGAGATTGATGGAATTCCACACCAATTATCCAAGTCTGGGCATCAGAAACAGACTTTGCAGGATGAATATTCGAGTATGGATACACTGTATCCCAGCAGCCTGCCTCCAGAACTCAGGGTGAACTCAGATGAGCCTCCAGGGCCCCCTGAGCAAGTTGGACTTTCTCAATTCCATCTAGAGCCTGAAACTCAAAATCCAGAGATGCTTGAAGACATCCAATCCTCTTTACTCCAGCAAGATGCCCCAGGACAGCTTCCACAGCTCCCTGAAGAGGAAGAACCTTCTTCAACCCAAGAGGaggccccagctctgcctccagcaTCCTCTATGGAGAGTCTAACTCTACCGAATCCTGAGGTGACAGTTCAACCCCCAAGTGAGGATCAATCTCTTTATAACTTGCCTGGCATTATAGTTAAACCTGCAGATGTGGAGGTTCCCATGACTCTAGAGGCTGAAAACGAGACAGAATCTTCCCAAGCCCAGCAGAAGTCCCCAGGTCAGCCTCCAGAGGAGGTGGAACCTTCTGCAACCGAACAGGAGGCCCCAGCTGAGCCTCCAGGTCCTTCTATGGAGCCTGAACTTCCCCCTAGTGAGCAGgagcagccagctcagccttctgagtcttctggggAGGTGGAATCTTCTCCAGCCCAGCAGGAGACCCCAGGTCAGTCTCCAGAAGAGTTGGAGCCATCTCCAATCCAACAGGAGGCCCCAACTGAGCTTCCAGGTCCTCCTATAGAGGCTGAACTTTCCCCCAGTGAGCAGgagcagccagctcagccttctgagtcttctggggAGGTGGAGTCTTCTCCATCCCAGCAGGAGGCCCCAGCTCAGCCCTCAGAACATCATGAAGTCACAGTTTCACCTCCTGGTCACCATCAAACTCAGCATTCAGATTTTCCCAATGTCTCTGTTAAGCGTCCAGACACGCAGCTCACCATAATAGAGCCTAGTGCAGAGGTGGGAACTTCTCCAGTCCTCCAGGAGGCTACAGCTCAGCTCTCAGGGCCAGGTAATGATGCAGAACCTCCCGCCACTCAGCACGggggcccacctctgcctccagagtcacTGGAAGAGGCTGGACCTTTAGCAATTCAACAGGAGACTTCAGTTCAATCTCCGGAACCTGTTAATAGTGAGAACCCCTCTCCAACCcagcaggaggctgaagctgagcATCTACAGACCGCTGAGGAGGGTGAGTCTTCTCTAACCCAGCAGGAGGCCCCAGCTGAGACTCCAGAGCTCCCTAATGAAGTTGTAGCTCAACCTCCAGAGCATTCAAACCTGAATCAAGCCACAGTTCAACCTTTGGACCTGGGGCTTAGCATCACGCCAGAGTCCGTGACAGAGGTTGAACTTTCTCCAACCATGCAGGAGaccccaactcagcctcctaagaaagTTGTATCCCAACTTCCAGTACATCAAGAGATAACAGTTCCAACACCAGGTCAGGATGAAGCTCAGCATCCAGTGTCACCCAGCGTCACAGTTCAACCTTTGGACCTGGGACTTACCATCACTCCAGAACCCACTACGGAGGCTGAACGTTCTACACCCCTGAAGAAGACTATAGTTCCTCCAAAGCATCCTAAGGTGACACTTCCACATCCAGACCAGGTTCAGACTCAGTATTTACCCCTGACTCAAGCCACAGTTCAACCTTTGGACCCGGGGTTTATCATCACTCCAGAATCCACAACAGAGGTTGAACTTTCTACTGTCCTGATGACTATAGCTCCTCCTGCAGAACACCCTGAGGTGACACTTCCACCTTCAGACCAGGTTCAGACTCAGCATTCACACCTGACTCAAGCCATGGTTCAACCTTTGGACCTAGGGCTTACCATCattccagaatccacaacagaGGTTGAACTTTCTCCAACCATGCAGGAGACCCCAACTCAGTCTACTAAGAAAGTTGTACCCCAACTTCTAGTACATCAAGAGATAACAGTTCCAACACCAGGTCAGGATGAAGCTCAGCATCCAGTGTCACCCAGCGTCACAGTTCAACCTTTGGACCTGGGACTTACCATCACTCCAGAACCCACTACGGAGGCTGAACGTTCTACACCCCTGAAGAAGACTATAGTTCCTCCAAAGCATCCTAAGGTGACACTTCCACATCCAGACCAGGTTCAGACTCAGTATTTACACCTGACTCAAGCCACAGTTCAACCTTTGGACCCGGGGTTTATCATCACTCCAGAATCCACAACAGAGGTTGAGCTTTCTACTGTCCTGATGACTATAGCTCCTCCTGCAGAACACCCTGAGGTGACACTTCCACCTTCAGACCAGGTTCAGACTCAGCATTCACACCTGACTCAAGCCATGGTTCAACCTTTGGACCTAGGGCTTACCATCattccagaatccacaacagaGGTTGAACTTTCTCCAACCATGCAGGAGACCCCAACTCAGTCTACTAAGAAAGTTGTACCCCAACTTCTAGTACATCAAGAGGTAACAATTCCAACACCAGGTCAGCATGAAGCTCAGCATCCAATGTCACCCAGCGTCACAGTTCAACCTTTGGACCTGCGACTTACCATCACTCCAGAACCCCCTGCGGAGGTTGAACTTTCTACAGCCCTGATGACTACAGCTCCTCCTCCAGAACACCCTGAGGTGACACTTCCACCTTCAGACAAGGGTCAGGGTCAGCATTCACACCTGACTCAAGTCACAGTTCAACCTCTGGCCCTGAAGCTTAACATAACTACAAAACCTACTACAGAGGTTAAACCATCTCCAACCACAGAGGAGACCTCGACTCAGCCTCCAGACCCAGGGCTTGCCGTAACTCCAGAGCCCATTATAGAGATTGGACATTCTTCAGCCCTGGAGAAGACTACAGCTTCTCATCCAGACCAGGTTCAGACTCTGCATCGAAGCCTGACTGAAGTCACAGGTCCACATACTGAACTAGAACCTACTCAGGATTCATTGGTGCAGTCTGAAAGTCACACCCAAAATAAGGCTTTAACTGCATCAGAGGAACAGAAGGCCTCCACAAGCACCAACATATGTGAGCTCTGTACCTGCGGAAATGAGACGCTGTCATGTATTAATCTCGGCCCAAAGCAGAGGCTCCGCCAAGTGCCTGTGCCAGAGCCCAACACCTACAATGGCACCTTCACCATCTT